GCACATTGAGAAATCAGCATAGCACCGTGCGTTATAGCGCACAAGAGGGTATAATCGGCACGATACGCAAAGGAGAACAGAATGCAGGAACTTGCCGGCCATTTGGCGCACACCCTTCGCACGCTGCGCGCACAGCGCGGCTGGAGCCTGACGCAGGCGGCGGAATACACCGGCGTCAGCAAGGCGATGCTCGGACAGATCGAACGCGGCGAATCCAGCCCGACGGTGGCGACGCTGTGGAAGATTGCCACCGGTTTCAACGTGGCGTTTTCCGCCTTTCTTGAAGCCTCCCCCGCGCAGCAGCAGGCGACGCTGCATCGCTACGGCGATCTGCCGGTGTACGATCAGAACAACGCCGACATGCGCGTGGTGCCGCTGTTTCCGTACGATCGTCAACTGGGTTTCGATATGTTCGTCATCGATCTCGCGCCGGGCGCGCTCAGCGAGTCGTCGCCCCATGAGCCGGGCGTGATCGAACATGTCATCGTGATCAGCGGCCGGTTGGAGTTGGCGATAGACGGCGAATGGCACAGCCTGGCCGCCGGCGAGGCGATGCGCTTTCAGGCCGATCGGCCGCACGCTTACCGTAACGCCAGTTCACAAACGGTGCGTATCCACGATCTGATCCACTATCCTCAATCCTGACTCAACGCGGCGGCCGCGGGCTTTGACTCCGCGCCGTCAAACGCCTACCTTGTTGAAAATGACTCTTATTTCACAGGCTGTCGCCCGCGACGGGGTGGCATTGCAGCCGACTCAAAAGGAGCTTGATTTTGCCGGTCACCAATCGACGTCAGTTTATTAAACTCAGTGCACAAACCGCAGGAGCCGTATTCGCGATGACTTCATTACCCAACAGTATCCGCCTGGCGATGGCGGCAGAGGGCGGCGCGGCCGCCGGCGATGAATTCCTGTGGCTGGAGGAGCTGCAGGGTAAAAAGGCGCTGCAATGGGTGCAGCAGGAAAATCAGCGCACCGTGGCGCGCTTTGCCCAAGGCGAAGACTTCCAGCGCATTGAGCGCGAGGTGTTGGATATCCTCAATAAAGACACCCAGATCCCGTGGGTGAGCAAACGCGGCGAGTACTATTACAACTTCTGGCAGGATCCGGCCAACCCGCGCGGCCTGCTGCGGCGCACCACGCTGGACGAGTACCGCAAGCCCAAACCGGCCTGGGAGACGGTGCTGGATATCGATGCGTTGGGCAAGGCAGAGGGCAAGGATTGGGTCTATCAAGGTTCGCAGCCGCTGGCGCCGGAATACCGCTATTGCCTGATGCAGCTGTCGCCGGACGGCGGTGACGCCACTGAGATCCGCGAATTCGATTTGGTGGCCAAACGCTTCGTCAAAGACGGTTTTAACGTGCCGGTGGCGAAAAGCCGGGTCTCCTGGGTCGATCGGGACACGCTGTTCATCGCCACCGATTTCGGCCCCGGCTCAATGACCCAGTCCGGCTACGCGCGCATCGCCAAACGCTGGCGGCGCGGCACGCCGTTGAGCGCCGCCGAAACGCTGTACGAGGCGCAGCCCGAGGACATGGCGGTCTTCGCCTATCACGATCGTACGCCAGGCTTTGAGCGCGATTTTGTCGGCCGCAGCCTGGACTTCTATCGCCGAGACTATTTCCTGCTGATGCAGGACGGCCGGCAGAAAAAAGTCGACATCCCGGCCGACGCCGAGCTGGATACGCATCGAGAATGGCTGCTGATCAAACTGAGCAGTGACTGGGACGTGGGCGGCAAGCGTTATCCGTCCGGCGCGCTGCTGGCGGCCAACTTCGATGACTATTTGGCGGGCAAGCGCGAGCTGCAGCTGTTGTTTACCCCGACGGTGGAGCAGGCGCTGAGCGGCTACAGCGGCACCCGCGATCATCTGATCCTCAGCATCATGGATAACGTGGTCAACCGGCTGGAAGTACTGACGCCGCAGGGCGGCCGCTGGCAACGTCGCCCGCTGGGCAACCCCGGCGCCATCAGCACCATTTCCGCCGGCGGCATCGACGAAGAGAGCAACGCCTATTTCTTGACCGTCAGCGGGTTCCTGCAGCCGACCTCGCTGTACATGGGCAATCTCGACGGCGGTGAGGCGACGCTGCTGAAACAGGCGCCGCAGGATTTTGATGCCTCAGGCTACCAGGTGAGCCAGCATTTTGCGCGTTCCAAGGACGGCACCCGCGTGCCGTATTTCCAGATTGCCGCCAAAGATCTCAAACCGGACGGCAGCACGCCGACGCTGCTGTATGGCTACGGCGGGTTCGAGGTGCCGCTGCTGCCGGGCTATCTCGGCGGCAAGGCGCCGGCCTGGCTGGAGCGCGGCGGGGTGTACGTGGTGGCCAACATTCGCGGCGGCGGCGAATACGGCCCGGCCTGGCACCAGGCGGCGCTCAAGCAGAACCGCCATCGCGCCTACGAGGATTTCGCCGCCGTGGCCGAAGATCTCATTGCACGCAAAGTGACCTCGGCGCCGCATCTGGGCGCGCGGGGCGGCAGCAACGGCGGTCTGTTGGTGGGCAATATGCTGACGCTGTATCCGCAGTTGTTCGGCTGCATCGTCTGCGAAGTGCCGCTGCTGGACATGCAGCGCTATACCCAGCTTTCGGCCGGCGCGTCGTGGATCGCCGAATACGGTGACCCGAGCAAGCCGGAGGAGTGGGCCTACATCAAGGCCTTCTCGCCGTACCACAACATTCAGGCGCAGACGGCCTATCCGCCGGTACTGTTCTATACCGCGACCAGCGACGATCGGGTCAACCCGGCCCACGCGCGCAAAATGGCGGCGCGCATGCAGGCGATGGGGTATCAGCAGGCTTATTTCTATGAAAATACCGAAGGCGGGCACAGCGCTGCCGCCGACAAGAAACAGGCGGCGTTCCACAGCGCGCTGGTAAGCGAATTCATGTGGGCGAACCTGAGCGGCACGCCCAGGTCAGCGTAAGCCTTTTTCTTGCAGGCATAAAAAACGCCGGGGCGTTAACCCTAATGCTTGTCAGTTAGCGTTTTTATGCAGGCGTTCGTGACATTTTCGGTCGATAAAAGTGAGATGCCCCATGTGGCTCACGCACCTCGACCGAGCCAGGGACCGAAGGCGCGGCCCCTGGCAACCCGCGCCTTTGCCCTATCAGATGGTTGGCTTTGCCAACTTTACTCAGCCCATCCCTGGGCCTCGCCCCTTCGGGGCCGCTGCAAGCAGCGTTCAAATCTGCTCCAGGCAGATTTGTCCTCCCTCCGCCATAACGCATTGAGGCCGGTTGCGACAGGCGTCCCTGCCTGTCTCACCTGAAACCGCCGTCCATGGCGGTTTCGCCTAATGCGCTATGCCTGCGTTCGGCGTCTTCGAGGGCACCCAACACCGTGCTCATCTCCGACTTCTCTTCTCTGCCATAACCTCATAAAGGACGGGTTGCCCGGTAGCTGCCAGCTCAGGTGTTGACCCTGGGCGCGCATCACCGGCTGCCGAGCAAGGCGGCGTTGTCAGGGGCAACCGGCCAGGGAAGGCCGGTTGAGGCGAGACTAACAGGGACGTTTGTCGCAGCCGACCCGCCCGACAACGCAGACGCGGCGAGGGTATCCGCATAGCGGACAGACGGTGTTAAGCAAAGGCGCGGGTGGAGGGGCCGCGCCTTCGGCCCCTCCCATTGCCGTTCGCTACGGCATCAGAGAAATGAGAGAGTTTTACGGCAATGAGGCTGCACGAAACACACAAAGATGGGATAAAAAATGCCAGTCAGGCTTAACTGACTGGCATTAGGGCGTTAACCCCGGCGTTTTTATTTACGTTCAACTTGTCGGCGATCAGCGAGCCGCGGTGGCTTCCAGCGCTTTCTGATTGGCATCTTCGGTGGTGTCCAGCGTCATGCGGTACAGTTTCGGCGCGGTCAGCATCATCAGAATAGCGATGACGGCGGTGACGATGCCGATTTGCATAAACACATGGCTGTAGATGGCCAGCGAAGCGTGCGCGTCGTTGATGTCGCTCGGGACTGCGGTCAGACCGGCAACCTTACCGGCGATCAGCGCGGCGGCGGCGGTGGTCAGGAACCAGGAGCCCATGATGAAGCCCATCAGACGCTGCGGCACCAGCTGTGCCACCATCGCCA
The sequence above is drawn from the Serratia sp. FDAARGOS_506 genome and encodes:
- a CDS encoding helix-turn-helix domain-containing protein, which codes for MQELAGHLAHTLRTLRAQRGWSLTQAAEYTGVSKAMLGQIERGESSPTVATLWKIATGFNVAFSAFLEASPAQQQATLHRYGDLPVYDQNNADMRVVPLFPYDRQLGFDMFVIDLAPGALSESSPHEPGVIEHVIVISGRLELAIDGEWHSLAAGEAMRFQADRPHAYRNASSQTVRIHDLIHYPQS
- a CDS encoding prolyl oligopeptidase family protein, with protein sequence MTSLPNSIRLAMAAEGGAAAGDEFLWLEELQGKKALQWVQQENQRTVARFAQGEDFQRIEREVLDILNKDTQIPWVSKRGEYYYNFWQDPANPRGLLRRTTLDEYRKPKPAWETVLDIDALGKAEGKDWVYQGSQPLAPEYRYCLMQLSPDGGDATEIREFDLVAKRFVKDGFNVPVAKSRVSWVDRDTLFIATDFGPGSMTQSGYARIAKRWRRGTPLSAAETLYEAQPEDMAVFAYHDRTPGFERDFVGRSLDFYRRDYFLLMQDGRQKKVDIPADAELDTHREWLLIKLSSDWDVGGKRYPSGALLAANFDDYLAGKRELQLLFTPTVEQALSGYSGTRDHLILSIMDNVVNRLEVLTPQGGRWQRRPLGNPGAISTISAGGIDEESNAYFLTVSGFLQPTSLYMGNLDGGEATLLKQAPQDFDASGYQVSQHFARSKDGTRVPYFQIAAKDLKPDGSTPTLLYGYGGFEVPLLPGYLGGKAPAWLERGGVYVVANIRGGGEYGPAWHQAALKQNRHRAYEDFAAVAEDLIARKVTSAPHLGARGGSNGGLLVGNMLTLYPQLFGCIVCEVPLLDMQRYTQLSAGASWIAEYGDPSKPEEWAYIKAFSPYHNIQAQTAYPPVLFYTATSDDRVNPAHARKMAARMQAMGYQQAYFYENTEGGHSAAADKKQAAFHSALVSEFMWANLSGTPRSA